In Hymenobacter volaticus, the genomic window TGGCAAAGACCGTAAGACGTTGTTTATTACAGCTTCAGAGTCAGTGTTTGTGCTGCCTATGCAAGTGAAAGGCGTACAGTAAGCTAACCGGCTATCTGCCATTATTAGAACCAGTAGGGAGCCTTTTTCGCGGGAGCTTTTGCTGGTTCTGGTCGGCTGGCTTCAAGCTTGCGCAAATAGCTGAAACAGTGCGTTGAGCGAATCATGCCAGGCGTAATGGAAGCAGGACATTACCGTTTGTATAAGCAGACACATACCCACCTCGACCATAACATTGCCCCTACCCCTCGCCGTAGAGCCTGATAACCTTTTGTCTTGCTCATGGTCACTCCCCTGCATCAACTACCGGCGCTTGTGGCGCACTCGCGCACCCTTATTCATGTCGTGGTTGAGACGCCTAAGGGCGAGCGCAACAAAGTGGCGTTTGATCCTGACTTAGGGGTGTTCATGCTGAAAGGCGTGCTGCCCGAAGGCCACAGCTTCCCCTACGATTTCGGTTTCGTGCCTTCCACTCTCGCCGAAGACGGTGACCCACTCGACGTGTTACTGCTACTCGATGCGCCTACGTTTGCGGGCTGTGTAGTGGAAGCCCGCCTAATTGGAGCGCTTGAAATTGAGCAGCTTGAAGAGGACGGCTCCATC contains:
- a CDS encoding inorganic diphosphatase; amino-acid sequence: MVTPLHQLPALVAHSRTLIHVVVETPKGERNKVAFDPDLGVFMLKGVLPEGHSFPYDFGFVPSTLAEDGDPLDVLLLLDAPTFAGCVVEARLIGALEIEQLEEDGSIVRNDRLLAVAANARLHKGIKEITDLSNEMLHEIEHFFSSYNSVKGGEIKVLHRVGSKKAHALLTQALQ